One Vicia villosa cultivar HV-30 ecotype Madison, WI linkage group LG5, Vvil1.0, whole genome shotgun sequence genomic window, AATGCATTTAATCTCGGCTACAAaagcgaggtaacgaagggcgtcatgaaaagtttcaacattcatcaacataattcaacatttacaacatacttcaacatttatcaacattcttcaacacaaacaacaacattTATAAACAAACACAACAATCTACTTTAACATAAACAACAACTTACCTTAGCAAAACATTAACATACCTCATCAAAAACATccttaaacctaataaaaaaacaGTTAcgataacaaaaacaacaacaattatcaacaacaaaaaaaacatcgACATGCCTAAGCAATAACATCCACaataacacaaacaacaacatATGAGCTACAAAAACATCAACATACCTAAAAAATAACATTCACAATTACACAAACTATAACATGAGTTAAAATAAAACATCAATATACCTAAACaataacacaaacaaaaacaaacgaTTTTTAATAAACGAGAACAAACCACAACAAAAACATTAACAAATCCcaacaaaaatattcaaaatatcaCAATTGGTAACATAAAAGGTGAAAACGTCTCACGAATCTGAAGTGTGAAGAGGAAGACAATGGAATCAATTTGATGTTTTCTCGTTTCATGTTGTGTAACACCTTTCCTTAATCCATACGAGTTGGAGAAGATATGTTGGAGTTTTGTGAATAAATGTTGTGCAGACGTTAATGAAGATTAGGATAAGGTGTTAGAGAGATGTTCAAGTATTACTCTATGAGAGAGATGAATGCTCTGTATTAAAAGGAGACAACTTTCGCTTATATATAGGTAATCATTTTTACTACGTTTGATAATAACGAACGTAATGAAATGTTGGTATGTTTCACAACGGTTTCTATTTTAGGTCTTGATGAAAggtattatatataaatataggaTTATAAGTGACACGTCCATTTTTTAACGAAAACATACAAAATTGCTGGTGTTGGAATTTTAAGCATGTCAATCTAAGTACTTTTCACTACGGTTGATAGGTTTGACCATGGTGAAATATCTTTTAGTGAATAACAAAAAAAGGTGGCTGAAAATGAGTTACTATTATAGTTGACTAAATGGCCGTAGTAAGATGATGTTAGAAAATgtatattttgtagtagtgaatTAGTTCTAACCAAGATAAGGAGTCGTAATCTATTTTCAAGTTGAAGAGAACTTACACAATCTGTTAttctcatgccaatggacatctTCTGTTAGCGTGGATAAGGATCGAGCAAGATTACATGAGGATAGGTTTAGAACATCTATTATGGTTCTTGGAGATGATGCAGGAAAAAGTACCTACTCAAAAAAATTGGTAATCAGGTTGGAAACAATGTTGGGCGCTATAGATCATGAGAAATAAAATATTGTTTCAAGGGTACATTTTCAATGTAGGAAAGGTATTGGATAACTTTAAGTTGTTGTGATGAATTTCGCATGTGATGGGATTAAAATCAAATGGTtgtaatgatttttatttttggtgtAAGTGCCCTTTAGATTACTTGAAATTGTAATGATCCTATTCTAATTGGGTGAGTACCCCCTCCCCTGTACACATATAGTTCCATTGCTTATAAAAAACAAGGATCGTGTCCATTTTCTTATGATCGATTGCTTTTTATCTCTTTCGTCACGAGTTGCTATTTAGGGGTGGGAACAGGTTGGACCAAGCTAAACTTTGTTGAGCATAACATGGTATGCTAAAAAATCAGAGCTAGCCTAATTATGAAATGTAGCCTTTCATTAAGTCTGTTCTTCACGAATGCTTGGTTGACTCATAACtcattagcctacttaaaagtctTTTTCATTTAGAtttatgtaaataaaaaattcaaatagttttttAATTGACCAACAAACTAAAAGACCAATTTTATTGAAAGTTTGTTTGCCTATTTTTTTTCGATAAGCAAGATATATTGAAGAGAGAACAATGGGTTCTCTAAGCCATTACAAAATAACACAAGAACATAATCCGACAAAAggaaaaaattacaaaccaaattaACTTACGAGAGGAAAAACAACGAATCCTTAGAGAACTCGTAAAAAGAAAAATTGGAATGTGTAATTTTTCCACAAAATGTCCACCTCCAAACAATCATCTTAATATTCCAAATGGTATCATTAATACTCCATTTATCCTTCCAGAAAGACACCCCATTCCTTAGCAACCAAATGGTCCAATTAGTGGCTAGCCAAACAACACCTAACTTCCTCTCTTTCACCTTTTTCAAACGAAAGAACCGGTGCCAATTCATAAAATTTTCCAAACCATCTTCCTCACCGATGCCCACTTTTCCAACCCACAAAGCTACTTCCCTCCAAATATTCTTAACCACCATACAACTAAAAAATAGATGCTTCAAGTTCTCCACACAAATCCCACACAAAACACAATTTAAATTATCAAGAGATAAAGGGGTACCTCTAGATAGCAAAAGATCTTTTGTGGGAAGTCTATTCCGGAAAAGTCTCCAACCAAATGCCTTTATTTTGAACGGAACATCCATTTTCCAAAGCAAACCAAAGGCGTCGTCATTCTTTTTAGGAGGACCGAAAGGGATTCGAAGACGGTCATAAAAATTATAGCACGAAGAAACCGAAAAAATTGACTCCGAATTTCCCCTCCAAACCACCAAATCCTTCCCTTCCTTCCACCCCCCGAAAACCTCCAACCGGCCCttcaaatcatccaaaatattacTGAATCCAACTTCCCTCAAAACTCACTCATTTAAGCCTAAATCCCCCCAACACCACCTATTCTCCTTCCAACCACCCATTGCCGCCACCGAAACACTCTTCAAAATAGAAGCCTCAAAAAGGTCCAGAAattcttctttcaaagagacaccCTCCAACCAAATAGAATCCCAAAACGGAGTAGTATAACCATTATGAACAAAGAATCTAGTAAAAGCCTTAATTGGATCATGAGAAAGAGTAGAAAAAGATGAAGAGGTAGTATTGCCCAACTTAATTAAATCCTTCCACCAAacagaaaaagaggaaaaagaaacatTACAACACTTACCTCCACCCATAATGCAAGCCGAAACGTCACCATATCGAGACTTCAATATATTGTACCACAAAGAATTATGCCCTTCAAGAATTCTCCATCTCCACTTGTTAAGAAGCGCCAAGTTGAAAAAAGAGATATTCTTCACGCCTAACCCCCTTTCTCTAACGGCAAAGTTACATcatcccacttcacccaatgaatttttcttttttcctcCACTCCCCCCCAAAGAAACTTATTTTGAATAGAAGTCATCTTCTTGACCACCACTCTCGGCATTTTGAAAAAAGACATAGTGAATATGGCTAAAGAACTAAGAACGGCCTTCAAAAGAGTAATTCTTCCTCCCAAATTCAAATAACGATTCTTCCACCCTTCCAACCGGTTCTTCAACTTAAGCACAAGAGGATTCCAAGTAGCTTCCTTCCATGGATTGAATCCAATCGGAATAcctagaaaataaaaattactcgCTTCCTTTTTGCAAGAAAGAAAGTAAGAAGCCGCATCCAAGAAAAAATTGTTAGTATTAATACCTATTAACTTACTTTTATGAAAGTTAATACCGAGACCGGAAACAATTTCAAAAGCCCGTAAAACCGCTTTGATCGCTCTAATATGTTTCCAATTTCCGTCACCCACAATTaaggtatcatccgcaaattggaggatATCCACCTTGCAAGATTCCTTAATGGTAAAACTTTGGAATTCCCCCACTTCAATAGATTTTCTAACAAGACCCGTAAGACCTTCCGCtattaacacaaaaagaaaaggGGAAAGGGGATCCCCTTGTCTCAAACCTCTTTGAACAATAAACTCTTTTGTTGGACTCCCATTAACAAGCACCGACATACTACTCTTGAACACCAATAATTCCATCCATTTCAACCATTTCGCACCAAACCCCATCCTTCTAAGCATGTACCGAAGAAAATTCCGACTAACTTTATCGTAAGCTttctcaaaatccactttaaaaagAATGCAACTTTTCCCTTCTTTTCTAGCATAGTCAACCACCTCATTTGCCACCAAAACACCATCCAACAATTGTCTCCCGGGAACAAACTCATTTTGACAAGGAGATATGATGGAGTTAAGCACTCTTTTCAATCTACTCGCCAAAAGTTTAGACACCACTTTATACATACACCCCACTAAGCAAATAGGCCTATACTCGTCCAAACACACTGGGTTTTTAGCCTTAGGAATTAAGGTCAAAAAAGAGGAAGAAACCGCGTTAGAGATGGTACTTCCCTCATAAAAGTAGTTGAAATAATTAATAAAGTCATCTTTAATAATATTCCAACACCTCTTTAGGAAAAGAAAAGAATATCCATCCGGCCCCGGGCTTTTATCTCCCCCACAATCCCACACCGCCTCTTTTATCTCACTAACAAGAAAAGGTTTTTCAAGCCCCGCCGCTTCTTCCACACTAATAGATTTGAAATCAACACCATCCAACACCGGTCTTTCCTCTTCCGAATCAAGAAACTTATTACCAAAATGATTAAAAACCGCTTCTTTCACCTCCTCCACCGAATCTACCACTCCGCCCGAAGTGAAAATCGGGCCTAAATGGTTGCGCCTTCTTTTTTATTTCATCACCTATTGAAAAAACGGCTATTAGAATCTCCCTCTTGAATCCATTTCAATTTAGATTTTTGGAGTAGCATATTCTCTCGAATACCCAAATTCTTCCAAAATCTACAACACGCCTCTCTTCTCTTTTCAAGGTTCTCATTAAAATGCAAATTATCTTCCGAATCCAACTTATCATCGGCAATATTGATATCCCTAACTCCTCCCTCCATCTCCAAGTCAAACACCCCAAAGACCTCCTTATTCCACCCTTTGAGCTTCTCTTTAAAAAGTTTGAGCTTTTCTTTTAACACAAAGTCTCCTCTTCCTCCAACCTTCAAATTTTTCCACTCCTTTTCCACAAAAGGAATAAAAGCTTCATTAGAAAACCATTCATTGTTAAATCTAAAAGGTTCAGGACCCCAATTAGATTTATCCGACATCAACCAAATTggacaatgatccgacaagtCCCTATCTCCAATGAATTGCCCGATAACCTCCCACTCGTTAACTACACAATTCGATAAAAGAAACCGGTCAATCCTACTCTTCGACTTTCCATCTCCACTAAACCATGAAAATTTCTTCCCTTTGCAAGGGATATCCACCAAAGAAGTTTTATTAATGAAATCCGCAAATGAAGCTACCTCCCTATTATTATACATAACCGCCCTCCCTTTCCTCTCCCTAACATTTTTAATAGCATTAAAATCTCCACCCATAATCCATTCTCCATCCTTGAATCTTTCCATTGCCATAAGTAAATCATTCCACAAAATTTTCTTTTCAACGAATACACACGGAGAGTAAATATTCGCtacataataaattttattcttcCAACTCACTTTAATCCCCAAAACACCATCACCCTTGAAACTATTCAACACTTCAACATTGTCTTTATTCCATAATGTGAGTAAACCCCCCGATCTTCCCAACGAATTTGAGAAAGAGAACCCCAAATCCGAACAATTCCAAAAACTATGGACGAGACAGTCATTCATACTAGAAATCTTAGTTTCTTGAACCAAAAAAATATCCGCTTTTCCTTTATTGATCAAAGAAGAAATTCTTCTCCTTTTGAGTGTATTCACTCCCCCTCTAATGTTCAATGATCCAATAATCATTGAGACACCATTTTAATCTCCTTCCTTACTATTCCGTCTCTTCCTCCTCCTCTTTCCAAGTCCTCTATTCTACTAATGAGCTTTTCTCTTCCCTCCGCATCCACCACCCCTAACGCCACAATAGCCGACCAGAGTTTACTCGGAACATCATTCTCCAAAAACTCCCACTGTCTAACATTATTTCTTTGAATATCGGACTCTTCCTTTTGATTACCATAACACACCGATCCTCTCCCACTTTCGCCCTCTTCCACCACATTATAACCATGTTTCAACAAAGAGCCTTTTTATTAACATTAAGCACCAAAGAATTTTTAACCTTCTTGTTACCAAGGACTAAATTCTTACCCTTTTTACTCCTATTACTTCCTTTCCCCAAACACAAATTACCTGCACCTCCCACCCCATTAACATTCTTCCACTTTATCTTTTTAATTCCATTGTTATTCATCATATTCTCCCTTAATCTTATAGAGCATTCCACCATTGTTTGATCCAAACTAGGCTTCGACATACCACTCCTCTTTCTAAAACCATCCCCTGTTTCCTCCCCACTCACATCCCTTATTCTTTCCAACTCACCATCAAAACCTCCCTTCTTGCAATTATTACAATTGCCCTCTGCCTCATGACTCCGTAAGTGCACCGAATCCCCACCGCTAACATTCCCACCCATTGAATCCATATGCTGCCCCTCTTTAAAAACAGGACCCACCAAACAATTCATGTCACTGCCTCCAGTATCCCTCCCAACACAACCAACCATATCCGTCCCAGACTTAATCCCCTGTTTCGTATAACACTTGTCCTGTTTATTCCAAACCGCCAAAGGCGAAGACAGCACCGCATCACCACTTTGTGTTTCGTTCACGTTATCGCCATGGAACATATTGGTACTAATTTTCTCAGATTCAGAGGAAAATCTATGTATGCTATCTTCGGAACATAACGTATTAAAATCGTCTCCCGCCTCTGCATTATTATCACAACTGAAATCATCGAATTCCGATGATTCAGAAATAGAAGAAAAGGAATTCGGGATACCTGGACACGAGCGAATGATTCCCATCGCGTCTTCTCTCACGAAGACCTTGAGCAATACACCATCGATGCTAACTGAAACATTGTTCGGAAAAGATGTATCCAAAGGAACCCTCAACATCACACGCGCGACATCCATGACTTTTCCATCTGCGGTTTTCTCGTCGATGCAAATAAAAGAGCCCCAAATCTCTGCCAGTTTAACGAAGAAATCCGAGTGCCAAGCTAAAGCCGGAATTCCGTAGATCCTCAACCACACCTCTCTAAATTCATCCACCATTCCTAGTTCCCACCTTTTAATTTCACTAAACCAAGCATTCCACCAGTTATCCTTTTGTCCCAGAAAGTCTTCAATATACCCTGACTCCAATTCTTCCAACAGACATAAGTTACCACCAAGAGGACTGACCTTAATAGCATGAATTCCCTCCATCTCCATGTGAACCTGAATGTTGTAAGCTGCTCCTGGAATCAAAGCGATTCCCACAAAAGCCTTCTTCAGTCTCTGTCTTCTCTCCTCATTCGAATAGAACACCAGTTTCGGATTAGAACTCTCATCCATGCCAGGAGAATCAACAGAACCCGTCACAACTTTAGCAAAAGTCCTAGAATCCCTAATCGCGACCGCCGGATCTCGAAAAGCCCCTTTCTGCTGAACAGGAACGAAGCCTCTCCCAACCCTAACCCCCATCTCCTTCGCAACACCCCTTCCGAACCGTGGGAGATTTACATGGATCTTTTTCCCAGCAATCATTATGTTATCCAATCTGACCGCCATCAATCTCCCATCCTTCACGTCAAGAAAACGAGCAAAACCGAAACGTTTTCCTATTTTGTTCCTCCTCGGCGCCACCGCAACCTCCACCACATTCCCCACACAACCGAAAAGTTCAAACAACTTTCTAGCAGAGTGGGAATCCGGAAACTCCGACACATAGAATGAAATCGCCTCTTCCATCTTCCTCGCGTCACTGGACTTAGTGTTTGAATTTCTCCCTCCCCATGGAAAAACATCCCACCTCACACTCTTCCCTCCTCCGCTCCGATTATGAACCACCTTCCTCCAGCCTCCATTGTCCTTACCATTCCAACCGTCAACCATGAAAATCGAAAACGGGACCCTAACTCTCTCCTAGAGAGAAGTTAGAGCTTtcgaagagagagaaaaagtttttttttactaaCTTGTTTGTTTGCCTATTGACTTATTTGATCTTACTTAATAGTATGAATTTTGTGGCACTATTTGTTTAAGCGGACTTATGACATTATTCGTAATGTGTTTTCAGTTAACTTTCAAACGTTTTTCAAAGTAACTAAAATTCATTTTtccattttaattcaaaatacaaatcaatatataattataaataataaaaattttcatATTTACAAATTTATATAAATAGGCCGACATGATAAATTTAACAGATTTTTTTTATGGGTAGAGGCCTaatctttttaataaaataaacttataaaaaaataccttaaaccttttatattttaaaaaaattgatcagaCCTTGAACTGTGTAGATTAGGCCGTAGATCCTTATTAGTTGGTATGACTTAGCCTACACAAgccaataaaaaatttaaataaatcttgATGGTTTACAtatcaattttaaatttatataaaactttatttatttgaaaatatattataatatcagttaataattgaattagataaacatataatttctaaaaaattattaaacaatataattttttgaaaagttATATTGGTGTTGGAGTTTTATTTActaaatttttcttttaattagtaGCACGAGAAATTATAGGTTATATATTTGCATACGTTTTAAAATACAGTGTTAATATTTTCATGTTAATAAGAAAAGCATATAAAAAGATGAAAAGTAGAAGGAAGAAAAAAACATATATGACTTGAAAAAAAGAGAAATGAAATCATCATATAGAACACCACTTTTGCAAAATCTAATAGTTAAAATAGATTTACAAGATAACATTACTAAAACCTCTGTACAATAACAAATCATAATTCAATTATCATGTTGCTATAGCTCGTTTGTCTCCATTATTTCTTCAACATTCATCACTTCAATATTCTTCTTAAAAGTCTTGGAACATGGTGTTGCAAATCGAGCTGAGAAAGACCTTGAAAAATCATCATCATTGGAATAACCATCATCAAAATTTTGTAAGTAAGAGGTAGGATCATATAGAAACACAGGTGAAGATGATCTTAATATTCTCCTCTTGTTTTGTCTCTTGATCTTTCTCCACAGTGTTTTCAACTTTGCTATCTTTATTTTGCTCATAAATTTTTTGACACATACAATAGGGTCATAGCCAATTCTCTCATAACTTGACCAAATGCTAATGTTTCTTGAGCATAGACAGTTGCAATTTTCTAGATCCATAGTGTTTGGAGTAGATAACAAAGGAAGCATAAAATGGTTTAAGGAATCAATGTGTTTGGAGTGTATGTACTAATTAAGACTAAGGCTTAAGGATATTTATATAGTGATGGCATGAACAatttttctttccattttctGAATCTCCTCATCACCACATCAGCAAAGCACTTACTTTAGACCAAATTGGACCAACAAAAAGAAATGGAAAAAGTTTGGATAATGCAGcaaatttaaaaatttcttttattgtcaatatatgttttctaaaataaatattcaaaattctTTTGATGTGAGCAATCCAAGTGGCCaggatatttttttataaagattcCTAGTTGTGAGTGTAATACTACGTAGTATATATTTCACAAACAAAAACTTTTGACTCAGAACAAAACTGCAAAATCAAAGTAAGTcgataaagcaaaatataaatatCCTAATTGTCAAAAGATCGATTTTCTTAAAAAGATTTGTTCCAAAAAAGTGAGCAATGGTGGATGATTTTGTGCAAGAGGTGACTACATTAGAGGTTGGCTATGAGAATGTTGTGTGCTAGTTGTGACAAGTTAAGGAAAAAATAAAGATCTTAAACTCTAAATGCTTTTGTCATATATGTCAAATCAAggagtattaaaaaaaaaatatgtagcAAGAGAGGGATGGGTGAATTGTGGATAAGCTCCTGATATGTTGAAGATGGTCATTTTCATTTTTAAGACAtagcaaaaataaaattagttttaaattcGATTTCAAACTTTCATTTTTCCTCTAGGGTTCAAAGAAAATATAATTTACCTACTACTTCACCATTTATGCAATGTGTAAGGATAAACAGACTGTTGATTATTGTTTTCCttaattcaaaatcaaaactttgaatgaatattttaaatCTAATTTTCCACAATTCAAGCTTATCTCCATGTGTAATTAGGAAAGTCTTCTTGTTAACAACAATATTAGAAGCCATCTTCCTCCTGAGAAGATTAGTCAGGAGTTAAGTACTGATGTCAATTTTTGGACATGTGGCTACATGGACAAGAGACGGATGTGTGAATTTTGGAGGTTTGAAAATCATtgatttcaaaacaaaatcatttaaTAAATTAGAGTTTGAAAACTTTTTATAAAACGTTTGAATAAATTTGCAGCAGAAATTTAGAGTAAAAAAATTActgaaaataaaagagataaaggAAGAGAAATGACAACAAAGTATTATACAACTTTAGTTAAGAAGACTTAATCTTATTCCtaagaattgatcttgagagtatccacTATGCTTGATATCTTTTAGAAGGTTATGCCCACGAAACTCCTTATAAAAGGAAATGAAGTTTAAGACTAACGTCTAACACAACAAAGATTACGGCTTGAAGCGGTTAGTCTTTTCACTAAACAGAGATTTTGCATTGCATGATCACGAACCAATACAGAGTTTTGAGTTGGCTATCCTCCGAACAGAACTTGGATTTTATACTGGCTAATCACAAACCGAATTGAAATTTATATCGGGATGATCTCGAACCTACAGAGTTTTTATATCATGCCGAACTTAAAAACCGAAAGAGATTTTTCATTAGCCTAATCTCAAACTGATAGAACTTTTAATCGAGCTAAGCTCAAGAACCATTGTAGAGATTTTTACTAGCTATTTTTCACGAACCAAAAAGAGTGTTTTTTATGGCGGAGGTCACAAACCCAATGGTGACTAAGACTAGTCTCCCATATACAAATAAGAGCTTTTTAAATCGTTTAACTCAACCAAAATAATAAATTCTTAAAGAAGGATACTTTACTCAAGAGAAAAAATCATTCTTGGTAAATTTACAATTATACTCTCACCCAGAATAAATTCCTCACTAAGACTCAAGAATACTCTCAAAGGACTATAGCTAAAATACAgtactacaaaaaacacatatAACAACGGTCGTAAAAGACCTATAATAATGGTTGAACAACCGTTGTTAGGTAGGGTATAGTTGTAAGTGGATTATTTACAATCACGGTCTATTGTCAATGGTAGTAAATTGGATAGCACCCTATATAAAACCACAATTATATTAAACAACTGTAgttgtatgtcttttaataattaaaagaatGCAGCtgtagaacaacaacaacaacaagaacaacaagaacatcaacaacaagaacaacaataaaaacaacaacaagaacaaccacacaaaaaaataacaacaagaagaagaagaagaataacaacaaaataacaacaaagacaacaataataacaacaagaacaacaataaaaaaagaacaacaggaacaacaacaacaactaacattgcTAACTCAAATTCATACTTTCCTTGTCTCATTAAAGTTAGAGAAGAGATGATGGAGttatgaaattttttaataaaaaatgatattttcGAGTTTTatttatgaaagaaatgatgTTTTCGAGTTTGGTTTAGTGGGGAAATAGAGTGTCCTAAATGAATTATGACGTTTCGCGGTAGAAGATGAAGTTCGTCTAAGTTTTACGTTTCACGCAGATCACTAATAGTAGTTTCTTGAGCGTTGATAATCACTAAATGGACAACCAAAATTTGTTTAAGGACAATGAAGGAACTAAATAAGTATACTACATACAACAAAGGTTGTATTAAATAACTATGGTAAAAAGTGGCGCATGGTCATGACTTAAAAAACAAAATTGTAGCTGCTAGGATTCAAACTCATAACCAGGAACCACTTTTCACCACAGTTGGAAGTTCCAACAATAATGAAAAGTGagcttaaaaatgaaaataaaagaaaagcgcCAAATTGAATAGATTTTACCACGGTAGATCCTTTGGCCGTGGTGAACTAAAATTCAGTGGCGTTATGAAATGtactttttgtagtagtgatatgtgagaaaaataaatatgatttagAAAGGTGATGAAAGAAatgaaaagtgagattttttcGTGTTTTATGGATTGTTGAAAAATGATCAAGAGACTCTCTATTTATATTCCAAGGTGtggtataaattttaaaatagttcATGAGTCTAATTAATGACCTGAATGTTTAGGATAATCAATTAGGTGGTATAAATAATCGATTGTTATGGACCACAATGAGAGGTTTAGATATTGAATTGTTACTAGTCTTTATGAGATTGTCAAAATCTATTAGAGACTCTATTATGAATCATCTAATCGATTAGGTATATAATCTAGTTGATTAGGCAATTTTTAAGATGTTTTGCTAATCAAGCAGACAATCCTCTATTCAATTGGCTAGGTtccaaatgttttttttttggtgatttttattaaaaactgaGAAATTTATTAATGATTTCAGTGTGTATGTGTTTGTAAATATGTGTGTGTCTGTGTGTGCGCGTGCGTGAGCGTGATTTAgccataatatttttaaaaaaattcgtgTATCTTTACAAAATATTGATCACTCAACCGAACACAATAAAtcgagctttcacacttcttcTCGTTCACACTCTGAAGGTTCTAGTTTTGGTTTCATTATCTTTGATTTTAGCATCACACAAGAACTTTGAGTATTCTTAATGAGACTTGAGATATCTCCATGTTAGTTACCATCATCTAAGAGATTGAAAGTTTAAACTAATGGTGATTATAAATCatatgttttctttttttaaataagcagttgattataagatatcgcactaggggtgcaacccttacaacaagaaCATACTAGAAAGTGGTGGTACAAAGTAAtggtaatttataccaatcataaaaattaatcCTACTCGATGATTCCCTATTACTAACCCATCTCCAAGAATAATACAAGATATTAGATATCACCTCATCAAAGCTAAAAAGGGCGTTATCAAAAATGATGGTATTTCTCATAGTCCAAATACACCATATTAAAGCCATCCAAATTGTATTTAGTTTAGCTTTAATGTTAGTGTTTTTCACCTTGTCTTGGGTACACCCAAAGCTCTTGAACTCTTCAAGAGAAAGATCAACATCATTACCcaaccatataaaaattc contains:
- the LOC131604074 gene encoding uncharacterized protein LOC131604074 codes for the protein MDLENCNCLCSRNISIWSSYERIGYDPIVCVKKFMSKIKIAKLKTLWRKIKRQNKRRILRSSSPVFLYDPTSYLQNFDDGYSNDDDFSRSFSARFATPCSKTFKKNIEVMNVEEIMETNEL